The following proteins are co-located in the Lagenorhynchus albirostris chromosome 2, mLagAlb1.1, whole genome shotgun sequence genome:
- the CDC7 gene encoding cell division cycle 7-related protein kinase isoform X2, with product MEASLGIQMQEPTAFSRGRFLADGSLKHEQNFKLPGVKKDIQKLYEAVPQLGNVFKIKDKIGEGTFSSVYLATTQLKVGPEEKIALKHLIPTSHPVRIAAELQCLTVAGGQDNVMGVKYCFRKNDHVVIAMPYLEHESFLDILNSLSFQEVREYMFNLFKALKRIHQFGIVHRDVKPSNFLYNRRLRKYALVDFGLAQGTHDTKIELLKFVQSEAQQESCSQNKSYVITGNKISLSGPAAPKELDQQPTTKTAVKRPYTSAQIQIKQGKDGKLMKQSKTVDLLSRKLATKKKAISTKVTNSSVMRKTASSCPASLTCDCYATDKVCSICLSRRQQVAPRAGTPGFRAPEVLTKCPNQTTAIDMWSAGVIFLSLLSGRYPFYKASDDLTALAQIMTIRGSKETIQAAKTFGKSILCSKEVPAQDLRKLCEKLRGVNSNTPKLTSDIQELTSQDPAFSEKMDHKGAHLIQTPKAQHSGNSLCKGDSNGCGGNLDESPTNLEGWDEVPDAAYDLLDKLLDLNPASRITAEEALLHPFFKDMSL from the exons ATGGAGGCTTCTTTAGGGATTCAGATGCAGGAGCCAACGGCTTTTTCTCGTGGCCGGTTTCTGGCGGATGGCTCATTAAAACATGAGCAGAATTTTAAACTACCAG GTGTTAAGAAAGATATTCAGAAGCTTTATGAAGCTGTACCACAGCTTGGTAATGTGTTTAAGATTAAGGACAAAATTGGAGAAG GCACTTTCAGCTCTGTGTATTTGGCCACAACACAGTTAAAAGTGGGACCTGAAGAGAAAATTGCTCTGAAACACCTAATTCCAACAAGTCATCCTGTAAGAATTGCAGCTGAGCTTCAGTGCCTAACAGTGGCTGG GGGGCAAGACAATGTCATGGGAGTTAAATACTGCTTTAGGAAAAATGATCATGTGGTTATTGCTATGCCATATCTGGAACATGAGTCCTTTTTG GACATTttgaattctctttcttttcaagaAGTACGGGAATATATGTTTAATCTGTTCAAAGCTTTGAAACGCATTCATCAGTTTGGTATTGTTCACCGTGATGTTAAGCCCAGCAATTTTTTATATAATAGGCGCTTGAGAAA gTATGCCTTGGTAGACTTTGGTTTGGCCCAAGGAACCCACGATACAAAAATAGAGCTTCTCAAATTTGTCCAGTCTGAAGCTCAGCAGGAAAGCTGTTCACAAAATAAATCCTATGTAATCACCGGAAACAAAATTTCATTGAGCGGCCCAGCAGCACCTAAGGAGCTGGATCAGCAGCCTACCACAAAAACTGCTGTTAAAAGGCCCTACACAAGTGCACAGATTCAGATTAAACAAGGAAAAGATGGAAAG CTTATGAAGCAGTCAAAGACTGTGGATTTACTATCTAGAAAATTAGCAACAAAAAAGAAGGCTATTTCTACAAAAGTTACGAATAGTAGTGTGATGAGGAAAACTGCCAGTTCTTGCCCAGCTAGCCTGACCTGTGACTGTTATGCAACAGATAAAGTTTGCAGTATTTGCCTTTCAAG GCGGCAACAGGTTGCACCTAGGGCAGGTACACCAGGATTCAGAGCACCAGAGGTCTTAACAAAGTGCCCCAACCAAACTACAG CAATTGACATGTGGTCTGCAGGTGTCATATTCCTTTCTTTGCTTAGTGGACGATATCCATTTTATAAAGCAAGTGATGATTTAACCGCTTTGGCTCAAATTATGACAATTCGTGGATCCAAGGAAACTATCCAGGCTGCTAAAACTTTTG gcaAATCAATATTGTGTAGCAAAGAAGTTCCAGCACAAGACTTGAGAAAACTCTGTGAGAAGCTCAGAGGTGTAAATTCTAACACTCCTAAATTAACAAGTGATATACAAGAGCTCACTTCTCAAGACCCAGCTTTTTCAGAGAAGATGGACCATAAAGGTGCTCACCTCATACAAACACCTAAAGCACAACACTCAGGGAATTCATTGTGTAAAGGGGACAGTAATGGCTGTGGGGGTAATCTTGATGAGTCTCCTACCAATCTAGAAGGCTGGGATGAGGTACCTGATGCAGCTTACGACCTGCTTGATAAACTCCTAGATCTAAATCCGGCTTCAAGAATAACAGCAGAAGAAGCTTTGTTGCATCCATTTTTCAAAGATATGAGCTTATGA
- the CDC7 gene encoding cell division cycle 7-related protein kinase isoform X3: MGVKYCFRKNDHVVIAMPYLEHESFLDILNSLSFQEVREYMFNLFKALKRIHQFGIVHRDVKPSNFLYNRRLRKYALVDFGLAQGTHDTKIELLKFVQSEAQQESCSQNKSYVITGNKISLSGPAAPKELDQQPTTKTAVKRPYTSAQIQIKQGKDGKEGSVGLSVQRSVFGERNFNIHSSISHESPAVKLMKQSKTVDLLSRKLATKKKAISTKVTNSSVMRKTASSCPASLTCDCYATDKVCSICLSRRQQVAPRAGTPGFRAPEVLTKCPNQTTAIDMWSAGVIFLSLLSGRYPFYKASDDLTALAQIMTIRGSKETIQAAKTFGKSILCSKEVPAQDLRKLCEKLRGVNSNTPKLTSDIQELTSQDPAFSEKMDHKGAHLIQTPKAQHSGNSLCKGDSNGCGGNLDESPTNLEGWDEVPDAAYDLLDKLLDLNPASRITAEEALLHPFFKDMSL; encoded by the exons ATGGGAGTTAAATACTGCTTTAGGAAAAATGATCATGTGGTTATTGCTATGCCATATCTGGAACATGAGTCCTTTTTG GACATTttgaattctctttcttttcaagaAGTACGGGAATATATGTTTAATCTGTTCAAAGCTTTGAAACGCATTCATCAGTTTGGTATTGTTCACCGTGATGTTAAGCCCAGCAATTTTTTATATAATAGGCGCTTGAGAAA gTATGCCTTGGTAGACTTTGGTTTGGCCCAAGGAACCCACGATACAAAAATAGAGCTTCTCAAATTTGTCCAGTCTGAAGCTCAGCAGGAAAGCTGTTCACAAAATAAATCCTATGTAATCACCGGAAACAAAATTTCATTGAGCGGCCCAGCAGCACCTAAGGAGCTGGATCAGCAGCCTACCACAAAAACTGCTGTTAAAAGGCCCTACACAAGTGCACAGATTCAGATTAAACAAGGAAAAGATGGAAAG GAGGGATCTGTAGGCCTTTCTGTCCAGCGCTCTGTTTTTGGAGAAAGAAATTTCAATATACACAGCTCCATTTCACATGAGAGCCCTGCAGTGAAA CTTATGAAGCAGTCAAAGACTGTGGATTTACTATCTAGAAAATTAGCAACAAAAAAGAAGGCTATTTCTACAAAAGTTACGAATAGTAGTGTGATGAGGAAAACTGCCAGTTCTTGCCCAGCTAGCCTGACCTGTGACTGTTATGCAACAGATAAAGTTTGCAGTATTTGCCTTTCAAG GCGGCAACAGGTTGCACCTAGGGCAGGTACACCAGGATTCAGAGCACCAGAGGTCTTAACAAAGTGCCCCAACCAAACTACAG CAATTGACATGTGGTCTGCAGGTGTCATATTCCTTTCTTTGCTTAGTGGACGATATCCATTTTATAAAGCAAGTGATGATTTAACCGCTTTGGCTCAAATTATGACAATTCGTGGATCCAAGGAAACTATCCAGGCTGCTAAAACTTTTG gcaAATCAATATTGTGTAGCAAAGAAGTTCCAGCACAAGACTTGAGAAAACTCTGTGAGAAGCTCAGAGGTGTAAATTCTAACACTCCTAAATTAACAAGTGATATACAAGAGCTCACTTCTCAAGACCCAGCTTTTTCAGAGAAGATGGACCATAAAGGTGCTCACCTCATACAAACACCTAAAGCACAACACTCAGGGAATTCATTGTGTAAAGGGGACAGTAATGGCTGTGGGGGTAATCTTGATGAGTCTCCTACCAATCTAGAAGGCTGGGATGAGGTACCTGATGCAGCTTACGACCTGCTTGATAAACTCCTAGATCTAAATCCGGCTTCAAGAATAACAGCAGAAGAAGCTTTGTTGCATCCATTTTTCAAAGATATGAGCTTATGA
- the CDC7 gene encoding cell division cycle 7-related protein kinase isoform X1: MEASLGIQMQEPTAFSRGRFLADGSLKHEQNFKLPGVKKDIQKLYEAVPQLGNVFKIKDKIGEGTFSSVYLATTQLKVGPEEKIALKHLIPTSHPVRIAAELQCLTVAGGQDNVMGVKYCFRKNDHVVIAMPYLEHESFLDILNSLSFQEVREYMFNLFKALKRIHQFGIVHRDVKPSNFLYNRRLRKYALVDFGLAQGTHDTKIELLKFVQSEAQQESCSQNKSYVITGNKISLSGPAAPKELDQQPTTKTAVKRPYTSAQIQIKQGKDGKEGSVGLSVQRSVFGERNFNIHSSISHESPAVKLMKQSKTVDLLSRKLATKKKAISTKVTNSSVMRKTASSCPASLTCDCYATDKVCSICLSRRQQVAPRAGTPGFRAPEVLTKCPNQTTAIDMWSAGVIFLSLLSGRYPFYKASDDLTALAQIMTIRGSKETIQAAKTFGKSILCSKEVPAQDLRKLCEKLRGVNSNTPKLTSDIQELTSQDPAFSEKMDHKGAHLIQTPKAQHSGNSLCKGDSNGCGGNLDESPTNLEGWDEVPDAAYDLLDKLLDLNPASRITAEEALLHPFFKDMSL, from the exons ATGGAGGCTTCTTTAGGGATTCAGATGCAGGAGCCAACGGCTTTTTCTCGTGGCCGGTTTCTGGCGGATGGCTCATTAAAACATGAGCAGAATTTTAAACTACCAG GTGTTAAGAAAGATATTCAGAAGCTTTATGAAGCTGTACCACAGCTTGGTAATGTGTTTAAGATTAAGGACAAAATTGGAGAAG GCACTTTCAGCTCTGTGTATTTGGCCACAACACAGTTAAAAGTGGGACCTGAAGAGAAAATTGCTCTGAAACACCTAATTCCAACAAGTCATCCTGTAAGAATTGCAGCTGAGCTTCAGTGCCTAACAGTGGCTGG GGGGCAAGACAATGTCATGGGAGTTAAATACTGCTTTAGGAAAAATGATCATGTGGTTATTGCTATGCCATATCTGGAACATGAGTCCTTTTTG GACATTttgaattctctttcttttcaagaAGTACGGGAATATATGTTTAATCTGTTCAAAGCTTTGAAACGCATTCATCAGTTTGGTATTGTTCACCGTGATGTTAAGCCCAGCAATTTTTTATATAATAGGCGCTTGAGAAA gTATGCCTTGGTAGACTTTGGTTTGGCCCAAGGAACCCACGATACAAAAATAGAGCTTCTCAAATTTGTCCAGTCTGAAGCTCAGCAGGAAAGCTGTTCACAAAATAAATCCTATGTAATCACCGGAAACAAAATTTCATTGAGCGGCCCAGCAGCACCTAAGGAGCTGGATCAGCAGCCTACCACAAAAACTGCTGTTAAAAGGCCCTACACAAGTGCACAGATTCAGATTAAACAAGGAAAAGATGGAAAG GAGGGATCTGTAGGCCTTTCTGTCCAGCGCTCTGTTTTTGGAGAAAGAAATTTCAATATACACAGCTCCATTTCACATGAGAGCCCTGCAGTGAAA CTTATGAAGCAGTCAAAGACTGTGGATTTACTATCTAGAAAATTAGCAACAAAAAAGAAGGCTATTTCTACAAAAGTTACGAATAGTAGTGTGATGAGGAAAACTGCCAGTTCTTGCCCAGCTAGCCTGACCTGTGACTGTTATGCAACAGATAAAGTTTGCAGTATTTGCCTTTCAAG GCGGCAACAGGTTGCACCTAGGGCAGGTACACCAGGATTCAGAGCACCAGAGGTCTTAACAAAGTGCCCCAACCAAACTACAG CAATTGACATGTGGTCTGCAGGTGTCATATTCCTTTCTTTGCTTAGTGGACGATATCCATTTTATAAAGCAAGTGATGATTTAACCGCTTTGGCTCAAATTATGACAATTCGTGGATCCAAGGAAACTATCCAGGCTGCTAAAACTTTTG gcaAATCAATATTGTGTAGCAAAGAAGTTCCAGCACAAGACTTGAGAAAACTCTGTGAGAAGCTCAGAGGTGTAAATTCTAACACTCCTAAATTAACAAGTGATATACAAGAGCTCACTTCTCAAGACCCAGCTTTTTCAGAGAAGATGGACCATAAAGGTGCTCACCTCATACAAACACCTAAAGCACAACACTCAGGGAATTCATTGTGTAAAGGGGACAGTAATGGCTGTGGGGGTAATCTTGATGAGTCTCCTACCAATCTAGAAGGCTGGGATGAGGTACCTGATGCAGCTTACGACCTGCTTGATAAACTCCTAGATCTAAATCCGGCTTCAAGAATAACAGCAGAAGAAGCTTTGTTGCATCCATTTTTCAAAGATATGAGCTTATGA